The DNA window AAACAATGTCCTCTTTGTTCAAAGAAATTTTTGACAGAATAagaaatttttgagaaaactgcAAATGGAAATAATCGTTTCATTTAAGTCCTTGAATGGCAAGTTGGTATAGGCTCCGTTGGAACAGTAGACGAGAAAAAGATAAGAAGTGATTTAATACGTGTTGCTAGTAGTTCATTGCTTCAGAAATTTTTCTGAACCACAGTTCACTAGTTTCGCTAGGGCATTTTTTAACGACACATTGTGTGAATGTACACAGAGTAAGCACTCAAGTGGAGATCAAACTGAATCACAGAGAAACACTAGAATTTGCTTCTCTCGATGGTCCATTCCTTTGGATAGAGCATTCAACTTCAACTTCTTTCCGTTGAATAAAAGCTAATGAATGGTTCAACCAACTCCATATCTAACATTCATGTCATcactcccaaaaaaaaaaagatgataggTTGGCCAGTGATTGAATCGAGGAACTCAATTTCCCCTTCTGCATTGGGCATTTCTGTTCTAATCCATGCAAATGCTATACTGATTGACTCCTGCAAGTATGCATAAAACTGACACCATAACCCATAAAACCTCACCCAATCCTGGCCACCAGATGTGTTCATAAACAACAGTTCCTTGACATAGGTGAAAGAAATGCTACAATCAGACTTCAAAAGGGTACTTGTAATGGCTGTTTAAAAGAGAAATGCCTCAAGCAACCAGGGCTGAAGAAACATAAAACATCAGTCCCCAAACACCATGCAATCCAAGTTCTTCCacccccaccccaaaaaaaaaaaaaaaaccaaaggaaCTTCAATTCTTCCTTTCAAAAGTAGACTTCCATATATCTTATGCATAATATGCACCTAAATGACAAAATGCTATATCTAGCAAGGAAAACCCTATAGAAAGAATTCATAAGCCATCAAGCAAATTACATATAGATTAGAAAAGACAACAGATGAATCAAGAGGCTTGTGTGAAAATTATATCCAACACTTCATGCTTTTGAACTGAAATTATTAATAATGTCTAATTGCAGAATGACCACATGATGAAAAGCGATGGCAGAAAGAAAGCCTTAAGGCTGAAATAGGAAAAGAGTGACTGTTTCTGCATTTACATCCATGCTAACCATTACTTCAGAGTAAAAATTGTAATCTTCCATAAAGATGATATTAGAAACAAAAAGGCCATTGGGTGGAGCTTCACTGGTCAATACGGTTCTTCACAATAAAGTTTTGGCGGCTGATGGGGTTCATGACCACTGGAGGACCAGCAGTGCGAGGCCATGCCTGAAACTTCTTGTCAGTCTCTTCCCACCACTCCTTGTTTTCAACAGTTGGCGGAGTCTTACCTAATAGAAAATGACAGAAATGATATAAAAAACAGAGGCGAATCAAAGCCAAAGTAAGGATAAAATGCCTATAAACTTACCTCCAAAAATCTTTTTATCGGCAATTAAATGATCACAAACATATGCAATTGCAAATGATCCCACCAAACCAGAAAGTATGTACTTAGCAGACATCTTCAAAAATCAACAACTGACACAATAAACCAAACTCCCAGTTAGGTGCAATAATCCAGGACCTTAAAATCCAGTTCTATCCAGTAAACGTCTTTACTAAAAAGCATTCAAAGAAGCATAAcacaagaaagaaaggaaaaagagcgGACATGTATTACAAAATAATTACATGAATAAATGATAATTTTGATAACAGAACTgatcaagaaacaaaaagaaaggatAATGAATCAACAAAAACATTAATAAAGATATAATTGTCACTTTCCTGGCCAATGATGTAATCAGAAGGTccagaaaatcaagtaaattgttACATGTGATGACTGCAAATGTTCCAGTAGATATGACACCACTGTGATTGCATTACGTGGATCTTTAGATTCCACAAAGTCTAAAAGTATGCAGGTCTAGCAAAATGCAACTCGATATAACACCCAATACCAAAACATTTTTACAATATCAATTCAATCATTTCCAGTTTTCATATCTTTTGACTGGCCTTAATTTCTAACTAAGAAA is part of the Coffea eugenioides isolate CCC68of chromosome 6, Ceug_1.0, whole genome shotgun sequence genome and encodes:
- the LOC113774847 gene encoding uncharacterized protein LOC113774847 produces the protein MSAKYILSGLVGSFAIAYVCDHLIADKKIFGGKTPPTVENKEWWEETDKKFQAWPRTAGPPVVMNPISRQNFIVKNRIDQ